From Brevibacillus marinus, a single genomic window includes:
- a CDS encoding ABC transporter substrate-binding protein, translating into MKAFNSKRNNKKGISLLSLLLASVLTVLAGCSSAGESTQDSGGQESGGGQPAASEIVVSTFGGKYDEVFTVYVKEPFEKANPGVTVKLAPYTGVAKLAQGGGASIDVVSLDDFDLIEAANRGLLAPLSKDAFSSWDKLYPQAFLNGTDGQTYGLVNVFGAWGIAYNPEKVDKPESWNDLWKPEVKGKVALMSQWIPDILLTAKATGATYDNMEPVWEAYRKITPSVAQYYSSFSAPESLFGTGEVVMAAWFDGRAYALKSASKPVDFTIPKEGGVLIRSGMGVLKDSKNKELAQKLIDFCMTPEVQKGFAQELYYGPTNTTVELDQELQQIVVYGQEKVEALITPDWNEILPKREEWLTKWTEATAQ; encoded by the coding sequence ATGAAAGCGTTTAACAGCAAACGTAACAACAAGAAAGGAATTTCTCTGCTTTCCCTACTGCTTGCCTCTGTACTGACTGTGCTGGCCGGCTGCTCTTCCGCGGGCGAGTCGACACAAGACAGCGGCGGCCAGGAAAGCGGCGGAGGTCAGCCTGCAGCAAGCGAAATCGTCGTATCCACATTTGGCGGCAAGTACGATGAGGTGTTTACGGTATATGTGAAAGAGCCGTTTGAAAAAGCAAATCCGGGTGTCACGGTAAAACTGGCTCCCTATACCGGGGTTGCCAAGCTGGCTCAGGGGGGAGGCGCTTCGATTGACGTCGTTTCCCTGGACGACTTCGATTTGATCGAAGCGGCCAACCGCGGGCTGCTCGCTCCGCTGAGCAAAGATGCGTTTTCCAGTTGGGACAAACTGTATCCGCAGGCATTTCTCAACGGCACGGACGGGCAAACCTACGGCTTGGTGAACGTTTTCGGAGCCTGGGGGATCGCCTACAATCCGGAAAAAGTGGACAAGCCGGAGTCGTGGAATGATCTGTGGAAACCAGAGGTAAAAGGAAAAGTTGCGCTGATGAGCCAGTGGATTCCCGATATCCTGCTCACGGCGAAAGCGACCGGCGCCACCTACGACAACATGGAGCCGGTGTGGGAAGCGTACCGGAAGATCACCCCGTCGGTGGCCCAGTACTACTCTTCTTTCTCCGCTCCGGAATCGCTGTTTGGAACGGGGGAAGTCGTCATGGCTGCCTGGTTTGACGGCAGGGCTTACGCGCTGAAGAGCGCTTCCAAGCCGGTCGACTTCACAATTCCCAAAGAGGGCGGCGTCTTGATCCGCAGCGGGATGGGCGTGCTGAAGGACAGCAAAAACAAGGAACTGGCGCAAAAACTGATCGACTTCTGCATGACGCCGGAAGTACAGAAGGGCTTTGCCCAAGAGCTCTACTACGGACCGACCAATACCACGGTTGAGCTGGACCAGGAACTGCAGCAGATCGTCGTCTACGGTCAAGAGAAGGTGGAAGCGCTGATCACCCCCGATTGGAACGAGATCTTGCCGAAACGGGAGGAATGGCTAACCAAATGGACAGAAGCTACAGCCCAGTAG
- a CDS encoding ribonuclease H-like domain-containing protein: MSLKLKLQRMKGHLTRTSADTTAGQREPLSAPAAKTRSPAAAAASGAIPFGEQWQALAATPYVHEGEYVLIREVRYPLCWQHGHYRLAELFDVIEMWRQSSAAHPLSSARLAADSLLFFDTETTGLHGGVGNIIFLLGTGRVEEDSVVVRQHFLPAPAAELALYQSFLRTLTGSEHLVTFNGKSFDWPQVKTRHTLIRHQLPQLPRFGHLDLLHGARRLWKDELPSCRLSLIERQKLGVWRTNDVPGQMAPLLYFDYLNGGDPRTIEGVLRHNENDLLSLITLYIHLSRLLLACECKRATAVSAEELFAIARWYEGLGDWERAAVRYQAIAESWPGSPLCGRAKVALGHIRKKQKKWREALSIWEECMRAGVYLPEEVYLESAKICEHQLKDYEKALAYTNMALAARKKKGSLLRQQAKAELAQYQKRRERLEQKLHRLF; encoded by the coding sequence ATGTCTCTTAAGCTGAAACTGCAGCGGATGAAGGGGCACCTGACGCGGACGTCCGCGGACACAACGGCAGGGCAGAGAGAGCCGCTTTCCGCACCGGCGGCGAAAACGCGCTCACCCGCCGCTGCGGCCGCATCCGGCGCGATCCCGTTCGGCGAGCAGTGGCAGGCGCTCGCAGCCACACCGTATGTGCACGAAGGCGAATACGTGCTGATCCGGGAAGTTCGCTACCCCCTCTGCTGGCAGCATGGTCATTACCGGTTGGCGGAACTGTTTGACGTGATCGAGATGTGGCGGCAGAGCAGCGCTGCGCATCCACTCTCATCCGCGCGGCTGGCCGCCGACTCGCTGCTCTTTTTTGACACCGAGACAACCGGGCTGCATGGCGGGGTGGGGAACATCATTTTTTTGTTGGGGACCGGTCGGGTGGAGGAGGACAGTGTCGTCGTGCGGCAGCATTTTTTGCCCGCTCCCGCCGCCGAGCTCGCCCTCTATCAATCGTTCCTGCGGACGCTGACCGGTTCGGAGCACCTCGTCACCTTTAACGGCAAGTCGTTTGATTGGCCGCAGGTGAAGACGAGGCACACCCTGATCCGCCATCAGCTCCCGCAGCTTCCCCGGTTTGGCCACCTCGACCTGCTGCACGGCGCGAGACGCTTGTGGAAGGACGAACTGCCTTCCTGCCGGTTGTCGCTGATTGAGCGGCAGAAGCTGGGCGTCTGGCGAACAAATGACGTACCGGGACAAATGGCGCCGCTGCTGTACTTTGACTACCTGAACGGCGGCGATCCCCGCACGATCGAAGGCGTGCTGAGGCACAACGAAAACGACCTGCTTTCGCTGATCACGCTGTACATCCATCTCTCCAGGCTGCTGCTCGCCTGCGAGTGCAAGCGGGCGACGGCGGTGTCCGCGGAAGAGCTGTTCGCTATTGCCCGCTGGTACGAAGGGTTGGGCGATTGGGAGCGGGCCGCTGTCCGCTACCAGGCGATCGCCGAAAGCTGGCCGGGCTCCCCGCTTTGCGGCAGGGCCAAAGTCGCGCTGGGGCACATCCGGAAAAAACAAAAAAAGTGGCGGGAGGCGCTCAGCATCTGGGAAGAGTGCATGCGGGCAGGCGTCTATCTGCCGGAAGAGGTGTACCTGGAATCAGCCAAGATCTGCGAGCATCAACTGAAGGATTACGAAAAAGCGCTCGCCTATACCAACATGGCCTTGGCGGCACGGAAGAAAAAAGGCAGTTTGCTGCGGCAGCAAGCAAAAGCGGAACTGGCGCAGTACCAAAAGCGCAGGGAGCGGCTGGAGCAAAAACTGCACAGACTGTTTTAG
- a CDS encoding ABC transporter ATP-binding protein: MDRSYSPVEPAISLQSISKFYGDATVIDNISLDLAEGEFLSLLGPSGSGKTTILRMVAGLASPDRGKVILKGRDVSAIPPNKRNLGMVFQQYALFPHMTVWDNVAYGLRARREQADVIKEKVGKYLELVGLSHLAKRKPRELSGGQQQRVSLARALTVEPVVMLFDEPLSNLDVRLKEQMLREIRNLHQTLGFTAIYVTHDQNEALYLSDKIAVLNKGRIEQFAAPEAILKQPASAFVADFFGYTNRGEGAVLVDAKRAKLGGCEIPVGHVAAGAKPGDKGVLLMRPNAVQIVDFQKQLFALEQIPQQVSVTEAIILDSRYLGGETELRLKLAQAGELELDAIYPQMLTPLPKSGETVRVWFNADSVCFFKGES, encoded by the coding sequence ATGGACAGAAGCTACAGCCCAGTAGAACCGGCTATCTCGTTGCAGTCGATCAGCAAGTTTTACGGCGATGCGACGGTGATTGACAACATCAGTCTCGATCTGGCAGAGGGAGAGTTTCTCTCCCTCTTGGGGCCGAGCGGTTCCGGCAAGACCACGATTCTCCGGATGGTGGCGGGATTGGCTTCGCCGGACCGCGGCAAGGTGATCCTCAAAGGGCGGGATGTCAGCGCAATCCCGCCCAACAAACGCAATCTCGGCATGGTGTTTCAGCAGTATGCGCTGTTTCCCCACATGACCGTCTGGGACAATGTGGCCTACGGGCTGCGCGCACGCCGCGAACAAGCCGACGTGATCAAAGAGAAGGTAGGGAAATACCTCGAATTGGTGGGACTCAGCCATCTCGCCAAGCGGAAACCGCGGGAGTTGTCGGGAGGCCAGCAGCAGCGGGTGAGCCTGGCCCGCGCGCTGACCGTCGAGCCGGTGGTGATGCTGTTTGACGAGCCGCTGTCCAATCTCGATGTGCGGCTGAAGGAGCAGATGCTCAGGGAAATTCGCAATCTTCACCAAACGCTCGGCTTCACCGCGATCTACGTCACCCATGACCAGAACGAAGCGCTCTATCTTTCCGATAAAATCGCCGTATTGAACAAAGGGCGGATTGAACAGTTCGCCGCACCGGAAGCGATCTTAAAACAACCGGCCTCGGCCTTTGTCGCCGATTTCTTCGGCTACACCAACCGCGGCGAAGGCGCCGTGCTGGTGGACGCCAAGAGAGCCAAATTGGGCGGCTGCGAGATTCCCGTCGGGCACGTGGCAGCAGGGGCAAAACCGGGAGACAAGGGAGTGCTGCTGATGCGGCCCAACGCGGTGCAGATTGTCGATTTCCAAAAGCAGCTCTTCGCGCTGGAGCAAATCCCCCAACAAGTGAGCGTGACCGAGGCGATCATTCTGGACAGCCGGTACTTGGGGGGAGAGACGGAACTGCGATTGAAGCTGGCGCAGGCAGGCGAACTGGAGCTGGACGCCATCTATCCCCAGATGCTGACGCCGCTGCCGAAGAGCGGCGAGACCGTGCGCGTCTGGTTCAATGCCGATTCCGTCTGCTTCTTTAAAGGGGAGAGCTGA
- a CDS encoding metal-sulfur cluster assembly factor gives MELIDKVWSALEEVHDPEVGVNIVDLGLVYDVQADEQQQVAIKLTMTTPHCPLQGMIVDQVADKVRQIPGVKDVQVQLVWDPPWTPAKMTDRAIEEIKRRRALI, from the coding sequence TTGGAACTGATTGACAAGGTGTGGTCGGCACTGGAAGAGGTGCATGACCCGGAAGTGGGCGTGAATATTGTCGATTTGGGGCTGGTCTATGACGTTCAGGCGGACGAGCAGCAGCAGGTGGCGATCAAGCTGACCATGACCACCCCTCACTGCCCGCTGCAAGGGATGATCGTCGATCAGGTAGCGGATAAGGTCCGGCAAATTCCCGGGGTAAAAGATGTGCAGGTTCAGCTGGTCTGGGATCCTCCCTGGACGCCGGCCAAGATGACCGACCGGGCGATTGAAGAAATCAAGCGGCGGCGGGCACTCATCTGA
- a CDS encoding DEAD/DEAH box helicase: MIRKRSIGEVLERLRTDERFAKQIVHWETLPPREARTAPFPADLDERISATLRKRGIASLYTHQETAYRLVRAGKHIVTVTPTASGKSLCYHLPILQALAEEPHTRALYLFPTKALAQDQKSELLELLAQAGLPIRTETYDGDTPAQIRQVIRQAGNIVITNPDMLHAAILPHHTKWVSFFEHLKYVVIDELHTYRGVFGSHVANVLRRLKRICAFYGSRPQFICTSATIANPQELAELLTEEAVELVDNNGAPSGVKHFLFYNPPIVNQQLNIRRSATLEARDIASLFLSNGIQTILFARSRVRVEVLLSYLQELIKKKLGRKTIQGYRGGYLPQQRREIERGLRRGEILGVVSTNALELGVDIGQLQACVITGYPGSVASTWQQAGRAGRRQDEAAVVLVGSSSPLDQYVMQHPEYFFGRSPEAARINPDNLIILVDHLKCAAYELPFREGEQFGRAQIEEILQFLGEEQILHFAGGKWYWMNESFPAHEISLRSASQENVVIIDISERGSERVIGEMDRFSSLTLLHDEAIYLHQGVQYQVEKLDYAEKKAYVREVQVDYYTDAHLAVQLKVLTEDEVRSGGPIEYAFGEVSVHAMATIFKKIKFETHENIGSGPIHLPEEELHTYAAWVSFPESLLANMGKEAVERGLLGLAHVLQHVAPLFVMCDRNDLHVVAQRKAIHSGQPSIFLWDRYPGGVGLSEQVYKEMEAILAQAEALVLACPCASGCPSCTGAADEGSKALTLDLLRVARGGTLYVS; the protein is encoded by the coding sequence ATGATTCGTAAGCGATCAATCGGAGAAGTGCTGGAGCGGCTGCGCACAGATGAGCGGTTCGCCAAACAGATCGTACACTGGGAGACGCTGCCGCCGCGTGAAGCGCGCACGGCGCCTTTTCCCGCCGATCTCGACGAGCGAATCAGCGCGACACTGCGCAAACGAGGCATTGCCAGCTTGTACACGCACCAGGAGACCGCGTACCGCCTGGTGCGAGCCGGCAAACATATCGTGACGGTGACGCCGACCGCCTCGGGAAAAAGCCTCTGCTACCATCTGCCGATCCTGCAGGCATTGGCCGAAGAGCCGCATACCCGCGCCCTTTACTTGTTTCCGACCAAAGCGCTCGCCCAGGATCAGAAGAGCGAGCTGCTGGAACTGCTCGCGCAAGCCGGCCTGCCGATCCGCACGGAGACGTATGACGGCGATACCCCGGCGCAGATTCGCCAGGTGATCCGGCAAGCGGGCAATATCGTGATCACCAATCCGGATATGCTGCATGCGGCGATCCTTCCCCATCATACCAAGTGGGTTTCCTTCTTTGAGCACCTGAAATACGTGGTGATCGACGAACTACATACCTATCGCGGGGTGTTCGGCAGCCACGTGGCCAACGTCCTGCGCCGGCTGAAGCGGATCTGCGCCTTTTACGGCAGCCGGCCGCAATTTATCTGCACGTCCGCGACCATTGCCAACCCGCAGGAACTGGCCGAGCTGCTCACCGAGGAAGCGGTGGAGCTGGTGGACAACAACGGCGCTCCCTCCGGTGTCAAACATTTTCTGTTTTACAATCCGCCGATTGTCAACCAGCAGCTGAACATCCGGCGCAGCGCCACGCTGGAAGCGCGGGATATTGCCAGCCTGTTTCTGAGCAACGGCATCCAGACGATCTTGTTTGCCCGCAGCCGGGTACGCGTTGAGGTGTTGCTGAGCTATCTGCAGGAATTGATCAAAAAGAAGCTGGGACGCAAAACCATCCAGGGATACCGCGGCGGCTACCTGCCCCAGCAGCGCCGGGAGATCGAGCGCGGACTGCGGCGGGGGGAGATCTTGGGCGTGGTCAGTACCAACGCGCTGGAGCTGGGGGTGGACATCGGGCAGCTTCAGGCCTGCGTCATCACCGGCTACCCCGGCTCCGTGGCCAGCACCTGGCAGCAGGCGGGCCGCGCCGGGCGGCGACAGGACGAAGCGGCGGTGGTGCTGGTGGGCAGCTCGTCGCCGCTCGATCAATACGTGATGCAGCATCCGGAATACTTTTTCGGGCGCAGTCCGGAGGCGGCGCGGATCAATCCGGACAATCTGATCATTCTCGTCGATCACCTCAAATGTGCGGCCTACGAACTGCCGTTTCGCGAGGGAGAGCAGTTTGGCCGGGCCCAGATCGAGGAGATTCTCCAGTTTTTGGGCGAAGAACAGATTCTCCACTTTGCCGGCGGAAAGTGGTACTGGATGAACGAGTCGTTTCCCGCCCACGAAATCAGTCTCCGCTCTGCCTCGCAGGAAAACGTGGTGATCATCGACATCAGCGAGCGGGGCAGTGAACGGGTGATTGGCGAAATGGACCGCTTCAGCTCGCTGACCCTGCTGCACGACGAGGCGATTTACCTGCATCAGGGCGTGCAGTACCAGGTGGAGAAACTGGATTATGCGGAGAAGAAGGCGTACGTGCGGGAGGTACAGGTGGATTATTACACCGATGCCCATCTCGCCGTGCAGCTCAAAGTGCTGACAGAAGACGAGGTGCGCAGCGGCGGGCCGATCGAATACGCCTTCGGGGAAGTATCGGTTCACGCGATGGCCACCATTTTTAAAAAAATCAAGTTTGAAACGCATGAGAATATCGGCTCAGGGCCGATCCATCTGCCGGAGGAAGAGCTGCACACCTACGCCGCGTGGGTCAGCTTTCCGGAGTCGCTCTTGGCGAACATGGGCAAAGAGGCGGTGGAACGGGGCCTGCTCGGCCTGGCCCACGTCCTGCAGCACGTTGCGCCGCTGTTTGTGATGTGCGACCGCAATGACCTGCATGTGGTGGCCCAGCGCAAAGCGATCCACTCCGGGCAGCCTTCCATTTTTCTCTGGGACCGTTATCCGGGCGGTGTGGGATTGAGCGAGCAGGTGTACAAAGAGATGGAGGCGATTCTCGCCCAGGCGGAAGCGCTTGTGCTCGCCTGTCCGTGCGCCTCCGGCTGTCCTTCCTGCACCGGTGCCGCCGATGAGGGCAGCAAAGCGCTGACGCTGGACCTGCTGCGGGTCGCGCGGGGAGGAACGCTTTATGTCTCTTAA